CAGAATCGTCTCGGTGTGATCGGTGGCTTCGGCCAAGGTATGTGAGCGGGTGGCCCGGGCGAAATCATCGAAACGCAGACGCAGCACCACGGTTCGGCAGACCCGCTCGGCGGCGCGCAGCCGCCTGCCCAGCCGATCGGTGAGCCCGTGCAGGTAGGCCTCGATCTCGTCCGGGGGACGATGCTTGCGGCCGAGGGCGCGCTGGGCGCCGATCGAGCGCCGCCGCCTGCCGGTCTCGACGCGGCGCGGGTCACGCGCCCAGGACAGGGCGTAGAGATGGCGGGCCGCGGCGGGCCCGAGGATCGCCCGCAGCGGGCGCTCACCCAGCTCCGCCACCTGACCGACCCGGGTGATGCCGTGCTCGTGCAACGTCCGCGCGGTGACATCGCCTACGCCCCAGAGCCTTTCGACCGGGAGCGGGTGCAGGAAGTCCAGTTCCCGGTCCGGCGGCACCAGCCGCAAGCCATCGGGCTTGGCGACGGCGCCGGCCACCTTGGCGAGGAATTTGGTGCGGGCGATCCCCACGGAGATGGGCAAGCCGACCCGGTCGCGGACTTCCGCGCGCAGCCGCGTCGCGATGGCCACCGGTTCGCCCGCGATCCGGCGCAGCCCGCCGACGTCGAGAAACGCCTCATCGATGGAAATGCCTTCCACGACCGGCGTGGTGTCGCGAAAGATCTCGAAGACGGCTTTGCTCGCCTCCGCGTAGGCGGACATGCGCGGCGGCACCACGATCGCGTGCGGGCACAACCGGCGCGCCTGCCCACCGTTCATCGGAGTGCGCACGCCGAACGCCTTCGCCTCGTAACTGGCGGCCAGGACCACGCCGCCGCCGACGATCACCGGTTTGCCGCGCAGCCTCTGGTCGTCGCGCTGCTCGACCGAGGCATAGAACGAGTCGAGATCGGCATGCAGGATCGATGCCTCCGGGCGCGCGAGTATCCGGGGTCGACCGGGTCGGGAGACGGGCGCATCGGACACGAACATATGTTCGCACGGCGGTCCGACAGTCCGGGTGGCCTGCGCGGATCTACTGGTTGCCTCCGTAGTAACTCATCCCAGCCGGTAACCTGTTCCCACGACGGGGCACAGCGCGGATGAGGGAGTCGGTACGGTGCGTGGATTCGGGGATTTGGAGGCGGTGATCATGGACCGCATCTGGGATCAGGACGCAGAGGACACAACGGTGCGCGAGATCTTCGACGAACTGTCGGCTCAGCGCGACATCGCTTATACGACGGTGATGTCGACCATGGACAATCTGCATCGGAAAGGCTGGCTGGCGCGCGAACGCGCCGGTAAGGCCTATCGATATTGGCCGACCCTCACCAGGGAAGAGCACAGCGCCCGGCTCATGCTGGAAGCGCTCGGTTCCGGCGGACGATCGGACCTGGTGCTCAGTCATTTCGTCGACCGGATCAGCGCCGAGGAATCGGCCGGGTTGCGTGCCGCGCTACGCAGACTGGCGGCGCGCAAGTCACCAGAAGTGCCGTGAGCCTGGCCATCGCGCTGACGCTGTACGGCGGCGTCGTGGCGACCTTCGGTCCGCCCGTCCTGCGCAGTCTGACCCACCGCGGCATCGCGCCGCGGCTGGGTGTGACCGCCTGGGTGGTCGCGATCATCGGTGCGCTCAGCGCCTGGGGAATCGCGGCGGCGGTCGTGACGGTCGAGTTCGCGACCTACTGGGGACACCCGAAGGACGCGCTGAGCGCGTGCGCCTCGTTCCTGTGGTCTCCCATGCACGTGCACGGTGCCGCGGCCGGTCGGGCGGCGACGTTCGCGGTGGCGGCGCTGGTGGCCGCGGGCACGTTCGCGTTGGTGGCGCGCGCGGTGGGTGTCGTCGTGGACATGCGCAGGCGTACCAGCGTCCATGCGCGGGCAGTCCGCCTGGTCGGCAGGCCGGTGCCGGGTATCGGCGCGGTCGTGCTGGAGTCGCCGGAACGGCAGGTGTACTGCGTGCCGGGAAAGCCCGACACCATCGTCGTCACGACGGCCGCGCTGGAAGCGCTGGAGGGCGACCAACTCGCCGCG
Above is a genomic segment from Nocardia sputorum containing:
- the dinB gene encoding DNA polymerase IV, coding for MFVSDAPVSRPGRPRILARPEASILHADLDSFYASVEQRDDQRLRGKPVIVGGGVVLAASYEAKAFGVRTPMNGGQARRLCPHAIVVPPRMSAYAEASKAVFEIFRDTTPVVEGISIDEAFLDVGGLRRIAGEPVAIATRLRAEVRDRVGLPISVGIARTKFLAKVAGAVAKPDGLRLVPPDRELDFLHPLPVERLWGVGDVTARTLHEHGITRVGQVAELGERPLRAILGPAAARHLYALSWARDPRRVETGRRRRSIGAQRALGRKHRPPDEIEAYLHGLTDRLGRRLRAAERVCRTVVLRLRFDDFARATRSHTLAEATDHTETILPAARSLLTGAMPLIQERGLTLIGLALTNLDDADAVQLTLPFEARAANTLDATLDDLRRRFGSAAVTRAALLHRGEGMSVPLLPD
- a CDS encoding BlaI/MecI/CopY family transcriptional regulator → MDRIWDQDAEDTTVREIFDELSAQRDIAYTTVMSTMDNLHRKGWLARERAGKAYRYWPTLTREEHSARLMLEALGSGGRSDLVLSHFVDRISAEESAGLRAALRRLAARKSPEVP
- a CDS encoding M56 family metallopeptidase, encoding MSLAIALTLYGGVVATFGPPVLRSLTHRGIAPRLGVTAWVVAIIGALSAWGIAAAVVTVEFATYWGHPKDALSACASFLWSPMHVHGAAAGRAATFAVAALVAAGTFALVARAVGVVVDMRRRTSVHARAVRLVGRPVPGIGAVVLESPERQVYCVPGKPDTIVVTTAALEALEGDQLAAVLAHERAHLSGRHAALTAVLRAVATTLPGLRLFTVGAAEIARLLEMCADDKAADEHGSLPLLGGLLAIVGIVEPAPPGALAAAGTAVLARAERLADPVGAIRRATTRTALLGVIAMTVAGSALAAATVAAAGALLS